The stretch of DNA AGCCCAAGGCGTTGATCCCGGTGGCTATGTTCCTGTCGCTGACGGGGCCTGTCCGGGCGGAGCCAACGATTATGGAAAATGTGCGTGGTTATACCGTGAGTGGAGGCGGTCTGATGCGTTTTGATGCGTTGGCCTTTGATGCGTCGGGCAAAGTGATTTGCGTCGGTATGGCGGCCGATCTTGCTGGCAAGCATGCATTGGCGACGCGCATCGATGGTAAGGGTGCGTCCCTCTTGCCTGGGTTGACCGATGCGCACGGCCATATCAAATGGCTTGGAGAGTCCCTTCGAAGCATTGCTTTACGGGGCTCTCCAACACTGGTTGATACGCAGGAAAGGCTTCGGGTATTCGCTGCAGCGCGCCCCGGCGCCCGTTGGCTGACTGGCTCAGGCTGGAACCACGTTACCTGGAAGTTGGGGCGTTTTCCGACGGCTGCCGAAATTGATAAGGTCGTTGTCGATCGACCAGTGTGGCTAATTCGGGTGGATGCCCATGCCGGATGGGCTAATACCAAGGCGATGCAACTGGCGGGTATTACTAAGGACACGCCTGATCCGAAAGGCGGACGTATCGAACGGGATGCAGAAGGTAACCCGACAGGTGTATTTATCGACGCCGCTATGGGGCTGGTCGCGGATATTATTCCGCTGCCTGACGAGCAGGAGCGAGAGGTCGCGTTGCAGGCTGCATTGGAGCATCTCAATGCACAAGGACTGACATCTGTGCACGATGCAGGTGCTGATAGGCAGATGATCAAGACGATGCGCGGTTTTGCCGATCGCGGCCGGCTTCCGTTACGTGTCTACTCGATGATCAACGGTGCGGGGGATGATTTCGCGGTGTTGTCCCAGGACGGCCCTTTGATCGGCTATGGCGATGATCGTCTTACCATTCGTAGCGTCAAGCTTTGTGCCGATGGCGCTTTGGGAAGCCGTGGTGCGGCGCTGTTTGAGCCATACACCGACGACCCAACCAACAAGGGGCTGCTTTTTGAAAGCCGGCAGGAGATGAAGCACAAGATTGAGTCGGTACTGAAAGCCGGCTTTCAAGCTAATGTGCATGGCATCGGTGATGCTGCCATCAAGCAGGTCATGGATAGCTTTGAACAGACCTACGCCACAGTCGGTGGGCGCGCCTTGCGTAACAGGATCGAGCATGCGCAGGTGGTTGATGTGGAGCAGATACCGCGCTTTATCGATCTAGGGCTGATTGCATCGATGCAGCCTACACATGCTACCAGCGACATGAATATGGCTGAGGACAGGGTGGGTGTCGAACGGATCAAGGGGGCTTATGCCTGGCGCACTCTGCTTAACCAGGGAACGAAAATTGCGGCAGGGTCAGACTTCCCAGTCGAATCTGCCAATCCGTTCTACGGCATACATGCTGCCGTGACTCGCTCGGATCATGAGGGCAACCCCTTGGCTGGATGGCACCCTGAGCAGGCCATGACCCTCTTCGAGGCTTTCCGTGCATTTACGCTGGATGCAGCTTATGCAGCCCATCAAGAAGCTACCCAAGGCAGCATTGAGCCCGGAAAGTGGGCCGATTTTATCCTGGTTGATCAGGACATTTTTGCCGTCAGCCCGGCAGACATCTGGAGGACACGCGTCCTGCAGACTTGGGT from Pseudomonas sp. NC02 encodes:
- a CDS encoding amidohydrolase, which gives rise to MTPRFSGEKPSLQPSAFKSLTLGPMLAAFEQLLMCIKTQPKALIPVAMFLSLTGPVRAEPTIMENVRGYTVSGGGLMRFDALAFDASGKVICVGMAADLAGKHALATRIDGKGASLLPGLTDAHGHIKWLGESLRSIALRGSPTLVDTQERLRVFAAARPGARWLTGSGWNHVTWKLGRFPTAAEIDKVVVDRPVWLIRVDAHAGWANTKAMQLAGITKDTPDPKGGRIERDAEGNPTGVFIDAAMGLVADIIPLPDEQEREVALQAALEHLNAQGLTSVHDAGADRQMIKTMRGFADRGRLPLRVYSMINGAGDDFAVLSQDGPLIGYGDDRLTIRSVKLCADGALGSRGAALFEPYTDDPTNKGLLFESRQEMKHKIESVLKAGFQANVHGIGDAAIKQVMDSFEQTYATVGGRALRNRIEHAQVVDVEQIPRFIDLGLIASMQPTHATSDMNMAEDRVGVERIKGAYAWRTLLNQGTKIAAGSDFPVESANPFYGIHAAVTRSDHEGNPLAGWHPEQAMTLFEAFRAFTLDAAYAAHQEATQGSIEPGKWADFILVDQDIFAVSPADIWRTRVLQTWVGGKKVYQAIE